From the Candidatus Blochmannia vicinus genome, the window TTCTGGTTCTATCATCCAAAATTCAGATAAATGACGATTGGTATTTGAATATTCTGCTCTAAAAGTTGGACCAAAAGTATATACTTTTGATAATGCACAAGCATAAGCTTCAGCATTTAATTGACCTGATACTGTTAAAAAAGCTTCTTTACCAAAGAAATTATGGGTGTCATAAGTATTTGTTTTTTCTTGTGAATTATGTAAAATTTTCTGATTCTTTGAAGTAGAAACGCAGAACATTTTTCCATTTCCTTCAGTATCATATGCAGTAATTATGGGGGTAGGAACCCATATAAATCCTTGTTGGTGCATAAAGTTATGGATAGCTTGTGATAATGTATGTCTAATACGTGCAACAGCTCCAATTATATTGGTACGTGGTCTTAAATGAGAAACTTCACGTAGATACTTCATAGTGTGGTTTTTAGCTGTTATTGGGTAAGTGCTAGGATCTTCAATCCATCCTAGTATTTTAATATTTTTTGCAATTACTTCAATATGTTGCTTTGTTCCAATGGATTCAGATACGATTCCATCAATTGTAACTGAGCAACCACTAGTCAAATGTAATATTTCGTTTTTATAATTGTATAAATTATCGCACGCAATTATTTGTAGTGGGTCTATGCAAGAACCATCGTAGATATTAAGAAAGGAAATTTTAGCTTTAGAATCACGCCGGGTGCGAATCCAACCCTGTATAGTAACTGCAGTATTTTTTGATATATAACCGCACAATATATCTGCTACTGATACTACATTCATATTATAATCCTCCAAATTTTTTAAACTAATAATACTTTTGTGTTATTTTTAATTTAAATTTGAAAACATATAGTAATACATGTTCTCTTTGATTGAAGACATTACGATATATAGTTCATATAACTTTTTTGAGATATATTTGTGTCTTCGGTATAAATAATTATTAAAACTTAATACAGTATTTGATTTAATCAATATATATAATTTAAAGTATTTTCAATACTTTAAATTATATATAAGTATATCAGAATATTGTATTTTTTTTGAATAATCCAACTTTTAAGTCAGTTGCGGTATAAATTATTTTTCCATCACATAATACTTCACCATCAGCCATACCCATAGTTAGTTTTCTGTTAATAATTCTTCGGAAATGAACAAGATAAGTAACTTTTTTAGATGTAGGCAAAATTTGACCAGTAAACTTAACTTCTTTTACTCCTAAAGCACGGCCTTTTCCCTCTCCTCCAAGCCATCCAAGGTAGAACCCCACTAATTGCCACATAGCATCTAATCCTAAACATCCTGGCATAACTGGGTCTTTTATGAAATGACAATTAAAAAACCACATGTCTGATTGAATATCTAATTCTGCTTCTATAAATCCTTTATTATAATTTCCTCCATTTTTAGTCATTTTTATTACTCGATCCATCATAAGCATATTGGGAGCTGGCAGTGTAGGTCCATTTTTTCCAAATAGCTCACCTCTGCTAGAAGCTAATAGATCTTCCTTTGTATATGATTCACGCCTATTAATCATGGTATATCTCATTTTATGTATATCTCTTCTTATGTTAAAGATAATAAAATGTAACAATTATTAAATGTGAATACACTCTACGGTAAAAAACAGTTATTTTATAATATATAGTTGTTTTGTTAGATAATAAAAAATTTTTTATTAAAACAAAAATTTTAAGTTATTATGGTTCGATGAAATCTGGAGTGTTATATAAATATTTATAAATTAATTCTATTATATTTATTTTAGTCTGGAAATATTATTATTTATTAAATATATAATCATTTATTTGGAAAAGTATAATTAAATTTGATATATATTATGCGTAGAAAATATATATATTAAATATAAAGTATTGTAAAATATATCATTAATAATGATAATAATAGAATTAATTTATAATTTAACACGTTCATTATGTACTAAAATTTAATATAATGGCTGTAAGTTTAATGTTTAAGGTGGTAATTAATATATATAACATACACGGGTTTATAGTTTGTAAAACTATAGAGATGGTTAGTTAGGCTGTACATTTTAATTGTGCTTAATTATTGTGTTATTTATTAAATGAAATACTTAGTAATAGATAGGATAGGAAAGATATTACGAAAATTTAGATTAGATTAGATTATAGTAAACTATTATGTAGGGCAGTATGATGAAAATGTCGCTGGAAAAGTTAACATGGCGTAGAATGGTTGTATATCATAATATTTATTATATATAGTGGGTTTCATGATGTATGAGTATTTAATTTCTTAGTCTGGGTGTTTGAAGTTGCAAACGAATGGATGCAGAAAGTTCATCTAAAGTGCTTTGTTCTGGATGTATATGGGAATTTTCGTATCCTAATTGCACTTCTGCTAAATAAGTGTGTATAGGTTTTCCGTTTTCATCTTCCATCACAACATGATACCACGGAGATTTACGTAAAGTGTCATTTTTTGTAATTTCATCTAAAGTTGGTTTTTCAAGAGAATATTCTGGATCTATATCTATGACTACTCCTAAATATCCTAACAACTTATGTCGAACTTGTTGTCCAATTCCAAATTTACTAGTTATCATATAATCTCCTGTAAAATATTATCTATCAGGGACAATAGATATGGGGCAATATAATAAAATCAAGGGTAAATTATTATTAAGTAGATTAGATGTAAATAGAAAGTTATTGTTATTATTTAGTCTTAAATAAGTGTAATAGGTTTTTATTTAAATATTAAAATTTTTAAATAAAACAATTGGTCTTAAGTTTAAAAATAGTATTTGATATATTATAAGCATTTAACAGGTTTAGGTAGTCCTGAAATTTTTGCAATTTTTTGCGCTACAGATCCTTTTGGAAATAGTCTAACAAGAAATTGGCTATTTCCTTTTTCTTTACCATATTTAAGTGCTATGGCATTAATTAATATTCTGATTTTTGGTAACGCGTTAAATTCCATGTAGAATTTACGTACGAAATATATAATTTCCCAATGTATGGTATTCAGTGTAATGTCTTCTAATTTAGCTAGATAAATCGCAATGTCTTCATTCCAATCTTCAATACGTATTAAATAGCCTTGTTCGTTGATGTAGCGTTTATTTGACTGCATTTCACAATTCTCTCCTAAATTATTTAACTGTTATTATTGTTGAATAATAATGCTCAGAAAACAAGATAATATTTAAATTTAAATATGAACAGAATAAATATTCATTATTAGCATGCTTATGCTAATAATGATAAACTTTGTGTAATTTTATTATTAAATATATCTTATATATTAAGTTTAATATATACTTAATATTACTTTTAAATCATGTAACTAGATGTGATGCTATTGTTTATAGGAATTGTTTTTAAAATATTTAGCAATAGTTAAATATTAGATTAATGATTTTGATCACATAACATTATATATTATTTAAAAGTATATATGCTGTATTATTAAGAGTTGATAAAATTAATTTAATTATTTTAATTTTTTGGGAGGAGTGGCCGAGTGGCTTAAGGCGCCGGTCTTGAAAATCGGTAGTGAAAAACATTCTAGAGTTCGAATCTCTACTCCTCCGAAAGATTTTATTAATCATTATGTTCAACAAATATTTTATAAATTGATTGGTATAGCAGAACTAATATTATTGGTATTAGAATCATATGTAAAACATATGATATGTTTACTTCAATTACTTTTTAGTATATAAGAATAGTGGCCTTAAGGAGACCTGATAAAAGATGTATAATGCTACGGCAATTGATTGCTGATAGAGGTATATTCATATACATTACACAACTAAAGGTTATAACGTCTAATCGAGTGTACATTGCAGTATAAAGCAAAGAGTGCTAAATATTTTTATTGGGCCGTGTAGGATTTGAACCTACAACCAATTGATTAAGAGTCAACTGCTCTGCCATATTGAGCTAACGACCCAACTATTTTATGGTATAGTAGCATACTAGAATGACAATTCTAGTTCTGAGTATTAATTATTTTTAGAACTATAATAATGATTATTATGTATAATGTTTAATTTTTAGGTGTTTTGAGGATCATTTGATTTATTTGTGTTTTATACATAATATAGTGGAAACTATGTGTATGGTAATAACTACTGTAATAGTATATTATACACTATTCGAAATATAAAAGTATTGTTGTATGTATCTGATCTGATGCATAGCCAGTTTTAAAGGTTAATAATGTTGTAATTGTATTAAAATTAATTATTTTTTTTAAGTATTATGGATTTTATTAATATACCAACATATCTTACTTTATTTCGAGTTGTTGTGGCGCCATTGTTTACAATTCTGTTTTATTTACCCATGAGTTGGGCACCGATGGTGTGCACTGTTACATTTTTTGTTGCAGCTGTCACAGATTGGTTTGATGGATTTCTAGCTCGTCGTTGGAAACAAACTACTAGTTTTGGTAAATTTTTAGATCCGGTAGCAGATAAAGTGATGATAATTGCAGCGCTTATTTTAATAGCTGAGCATTTTCATGTATGGTGGATTACATTACCAGCTTCTAGTATAATTATTCGTGAAATTATTATATTAGCATTACGTGAATGGGTGGCTGGAATTGGTAGTAGTAATGGAATTGAAGTGTCTTGGATTAGTAAAATTAAAACATGTATACAAATGTTAGCCTTGACCGCATTACTGTGGAGTCCTTATGAATGGATAGTAATTACAGGCATTATTGCATTATATATTTCGGTGTTATTAGCTTTTTGGTCCATGTGCGCTTATTTATATTATGCGTGGCATAACTTATGTAGTTGTTAATTTTGTATAATGTGATTTTTGAGATTTAAAATAACTAACTATGGTTAATAATTGTAATTTTTACATCTAAAATTTATTTTTTGAAATTTAAATATTTGGTTTATCAGTATATGATAATACCGAATTTTCATAAAGTTTATCGATTCATAAATGTATTAATTAATATTATTAATTGACTTAAAATATGATTTAATAATCATATGTGTTTGTTTTGTGTGAGTGATGTGGCGCGTTGGCAGAGTGGTTATGCAGCGGATTGCAAATCCGTGTAGCTCGGTTCAATTCCGAGGCGCGCTTTTTATTTTGAATAGCCCGCCCGGGTGGTGGAATTGGTAGACACAAGGGACTTAAAATCCCTCGGCTTTGGCTGTACGAGTTCGAGTCTCGTCCCGGGTAGTGTTTAAGAAACACAGTGTGTAATAAAAATTGTTTGAATATTAAAGCAATTTTACTTGATAAAATAATCATTAGTTGTTGCTAATATATTTTGATACTAAATGTTATTTATATTCATAATATGATGATTACGATTGTTGTTTATTTTTAGTTTTGATAAGTTTTCGCGTAATATTTATTGGTATACCGGAACGATTTTTTAATGCTTGATTAACTATTTTATAATCTATATTAGAATCATCAATTAAAATAGATTGTATTTTTTTATTTAAATGTGTACACACTAATGTGTTTAAATTATTTTTTTCTTTATTATGGGATAAAGGATTATGGATTTCAAGATATTGCAAGCCGTTTGCTTCAACAGTAGTTTTTATAGGTTCATTAATGAATTGTACTCTTGTACCTACAGGTACAATTTTAAAAAGAAATTCAATATCTTTAGGACGTAATCTAATACAACCGCGAGTTACTCTGAGTCCAATGCCAAAATTACTATTAGTTCCATGAATTGCATAGTTTTTACCTAAGTACAAAGCATATAGCCCCATTGGGTTATTAGGTCCTGCTGGAAATATTGTAGGCAGGATTTCTCCACGCTTGATGTATTCATCACGCATACTTTTGGTAGGGATCCAAATTGGGTTTTTTTTTATGTTTTATTGAAGTTATCCAGTAATATGGTGTTGCATTTTTAATTGTTCCAATAGCAATTGGTAATATAACGACAGTATTGCTATTTTTAGGATAATAATATAATCGCATTTCAGCGCTATTAATCACAATACCTAAATGAGGCGTGTTTGGTAAAATTAATTGATGTGGAATTATTAATTTTTTTTCTGAATCTGGCAGATATATGTCAACATCTGGATTAGCCTCCAACATGTTACTAATTCCTACTTGAAATTGTTCGGAAAAAAATTCGAGAGGGTGTGTATTGTTTTTAGGCGTAAAAATTTCTATATTTTCTCCAATTAGTCTATTATTGTTTTCAGGTAATGTATAAATAGTGGCATAGGAAAGATAATGACTCAATCCTATAAAGATAAATATTACATTATAAAAATATACTTTTATATTCATAAGTATTTGTGCTGCTTGTAGAAATTTACATTTCTAATTATATGTATTGTACAACAATAAGCATTGTGTAAATTTATTTTTAATAGTCTTCAAAAAATTTTGAAATTAATTTACAATAAATAACGTATTTCGTTATGTAACAAAATTATAGTAAATGCTAATAATATAAACAATAATTTCTTATTTATTAATTCTTAAAATTATTTTTAATTAAATTAAAACATTTTTAGAGATTATACAGAAACTATTGATTTTTTAGTGAATATGAGCGTCATTTTTGATATTTATTTTATTGTTTTTGTTTTGATCATGTATGATGATTTTTGCAATTATCTGTTGATATTTAAATAATTTTATATTTTTATATAACTTTTTATTTTATGAATTAATATAAAGAAGGTTCTCCAGGTGGGCGGGTTTTAAATCTACGATGTAACCACATATATTGATCAGGGGCTAATAGGATTACTTGTTCGACGACTTTATTAATATATTTGATCATGTCAATATTTGTTTCTATAGGTATTTCATCTTGTTTGTTTGGTAAAATCAATAATTCATATCCAATAACATTAGGTAACCTACGTGCTACAAAAGGAACGATTGCTGGTTTAGCTATTTTTGTGAGTATATAGGTTCCGATTGTACTTGCAGCATTTGATACTGCAAATAGGGGAACAAATACACTGTTTTTATATCCATAATCATGATCTGGTGCGTACCAAACAATTTCACCATTTTTTAAAGCTTTAATCATGCCTTTAATATTAGCACGATCTAACATCATTTTATTAGATCTTAATCTCCCCTTGGTTTGTAACCAATTTAATAATGGATTATTGTTAGGACGATAGACACCAATACCTGGATTGATTATGCCCAAAATTCGAGCGCCTAATTCTAAGGTAAAAAAATGCATTCCAATTAATAGTATACCTTTATTTTTTTGTTGTGCTTGTATTATATTTTTTAGTCCATTAATTTTAAACCAACGTTTAATTCTATGTTCTGACCAAAACCAAGCCATTCCAGTTTCAAATATCCCCATACCTATTGATTCACAATTTTTATTGAATAAGTCTTTTTGCTCTTGATTTGGTAAATTAGGAAAACAGAGCTCTAAATTTCGGCGAATTATACGCATGCGATTTAGCATAAAATATTTTGTGATACGACCAATTCTAGTACCAAGATAGTGTATTGTAGGATAGGGGAGTAGTACTAAAATATATAATGTTCCTATTCCTAACCAAATCAACCAAAATCGTGGGTGCAAAAAAGAATAATTAAAAACTGGAAGTTTTTTCATATGCGAGTAATTTTATCAAATGAATATATAAATGTATAAGTAAATATTTATAAATAAATTGTTATTACTACATTGTCTGGTAGAAATCTATATAATTTTATTTAACAAAATTATAAAAATTAGTTGTGTAAATATATTTATGCAAAAAAGCAATGTTTGTGTTAATTAATCGTTTTGTTAACGTGTGGTAATATTATCTGATTTATGTATATCATATAAGTTTATTTTATAAAAAATTAAAAATTAATCTTTTTGAGATTTAAATATTATTTAGATATATGCAAGATAATTGTATACAAATTAATTTTCAAAAGTTATTTTGTCATTATTTAATAACATTGTTGTATTTTTTAGGATCATTTTTAGCTTGTCGTTGTTGTTGTAAGCGTTGTTTAAGATTTATACGAAAATGACGAGAAGAACGACGTAATCGACGAATAAACCGTGGATAATCATAGTTATTTTTTTCTTCTTGGTGATCTATTTTATTAGAGCGCGTAATAACATGATGTTTGACATATGGATAGTGTATAATGGTATTGTTAATGGTTTTAATGTTTTCAATAAGATTAGTATTTAACTCAGTAGCCGTGGTTTTTTTCTCAAAAATATGGGAATGTGATGTGTTGTTGTATTTTTTGTAATGGTTTATGTTTATAGGTGCTGATTCTTCGTTTGTTATTATATTCAAGGGATATTTAAATTGATGTGTTTTTAACCATATACTAGGTTCTAGATCATTTATTTTCTTTAAGTTTTTATGTTCAATATCCTTATCCTGTTTATGCTTTTTTTTATATTTTTGTTCAGATATGTTTTTTATGATTTTATTAATGAATAATCCTTGATTAGGATAATCAGAATTAAATTTAGTCTTGTTGGTATTTTTAATAAATTTTAATAGAGATATGATGTTATCATTTTTTTTATCTAGATAATTTTTTATTTTTTCATTATTACTTAAGTTAATTTTATTTTGTATATTGTGGTTATAATTTTTTTTATTATTGTTGTTATTATTAATATATGTAGAATAAGAATTTTGATTTAATTTATAATTATAATTTAAATTTTGGGATGGTTTGTTTTTATATATAATTTTAATATATATCCAACTGATATATTTTTTTATTGTTCTTAATAATTTTTGTTTTACATTATTATAATTGTTAATATATGAATAAGTTATTTTATTAAAGTAATTTACTATGTTATTAAACCATGAAATTGATTTTTTTGATTTAGATTGCAGTGTATAATTTGTATAATGAGAAATGTTGTTGTAAGCAGATGTTAAATTTGGAACGATATCTGTTTTTAGTTGTAATTGTTCTGAATTATAAGTATAAATTGAAGAGGCTGTTTCTCCTGATGATTGAATTGCTTCATTATTTTGGTTTGTGGCCAACAAATAACTTGGTTTATTATTTATTTCTCCTTTTCGTATACGTCGCACCTCATAATTTGGAGTTTTCATGTGTTCATAAGGAACGATAATAGCGCGTACACCTTTTTGTCGTTGTTCTATATCGCTAATAGCTTTTCGTTTTTCATTAAGTAAATACGTGGCGATGACTACTGGAACGATAGCGTGTACTTCATAGGTGTTGTTTTTTAGTGCTTCTTCTTCAATTAAACGTAAAATGGATAAGGATAAAGATTCATTATCACGAATATTGCCTGTGCCACTACAACGCGGACAAATATAATGACTTGATTCTCCTAATGATGTGCTTAGTCGTTGTCTAGATAATTCTAATAAACCAAATTTAGAAATACGCCCTATCTGAATACGAGCACGATCTTGATGTACTGCTATTTTTAAGTTGTTTTCAATTTCTCGTTGATGTTGAATTGAAGTCATATCTATAAAATCTATAACAATTAAGCCAGCTACATCACGAAGACGTAACTGACGTGCTATTTCATCAGTTGCTTCTAAATTAGTATTAAAAGCTGTATCTTCAATATCTAATCCTTTAGTAGAACGCGAAGAATTAATATCGATTGCTGTTAAAGCTTCAGTGGTATCAATAACAATGGATCCTCCAGATAATAACCGTACTTCACGTTGGAATGCTGATTCTATTTGAGACTCTATTTGATAATGACTAAATAAAGGAATATCTCCGTTATATGATTTTATTTTTTTAGCAAAGTCTGAACGACCTAAAGAAATTAGGTGTTCTTTAGCTAAATTTAAGATTTTAGGATTATCAATTAAAATTTCTCCTATATCTGGGCGTAAATAATCGCGAAATGCACGTACGATGACATTACTGTCTTGATGAATTAAAAAAGGAGCTAATTGATTAGCTGCAGTATTTTTAATAGTTTCCCAATGTTGTAAGAGAGAAGTTAAATCCCATTCTAATGCTTCAATAGATTTTCCTACTCCAGCAGTTCGAATAATTAAACTCATTCCTTCAGGTAAATCTAAAGTAGATAGAGTTTCTTTTAATTCTACACGATCATTACCTTCAATGCGTCTTGAGATTCCGCCAGACTTAGGACTATTTGGCATAAGCACTAAGTAACTTCCTGCTAAACTAATAAAAGTAGTTAGTGCAGCACCTTTATTTCCTCTTTCTTCTTTGTCTACTTGTACAAGTAGTTCTTGTCCTTCGTATAAAATTTCTTTAATATTAAACTTATTATAGGAAGATGATGAAGAAAGAAAATACTCACGAGTAATTTCTCTTATCGGAAGAAATCCGTGTCGTTCAGATCCATAATCTACAAATACTGCTTCTAAACTAGGTTCTATGCGAATAATTTTACCTTTATAAATATTTGCTTTCTTTTGTTCATGACCTACTGTTTCAATATCTAGGTCGTATAATCGTTGTCCATCTACTAATGCTACTCGTAACTCTTCTTGTTGAGTAGCGTTAATTAACATTCTTTTCATTATAATTTTTACTCAATGTTGATATATTGAAATGTAGATATTTTAGTTTAAATACCTAATAGTTTTCAGTATTATTGTAAACTTGATATTCAATAGGTTTGCAGTGATAACTTAAATATATAATTATTTTTATCTGTAAGGTCTTTGGCATTATGAATAACTATATATTTATGCAAACTATAATATTAGTTATTGATAGATTATTACATTTACATAACATTATTTATGATGATATTTATCATGTGTATTTTTTAATATGTTATTTATAAGTAATTTTATTATAACTATATGAATCAATAGCTATGTTCGATAACAAATTAAAATAATAATTTATATATATATATAAAAGTATAGTTAAATATTTAAAAATTACTAATTTTTAAATATTTAACTATACTAATTTTATGTATTTATTATTTAGTTTGGTCTATTTTAGTTTGTTACAATTGTTATTTTTTCTATTTTATTATTATATTCAAACAATTACGTAATTACCATGGTTTCTTATGAAAGAACATGATATTCATATGCATTTTATTATAATTTCTTCAAATTTTTCTGGTCAAAGGATTGATAATTTTTTGAATACTTATTTTAAAGTAGTGCCTAAATCTATGATTTATAGAATTATACGAACTGGTGCAATACGTATTAATAAAAAAAGGATTAACTTTCAATATAAATTGAAAATAGGAGATATATTACGGATTCCTCCAGTAAGGAGGATCCATTCAAATAGATTTGATATAAAATATATGAAAGAAATTTCGTTCTTACAGAATGTCATAATTTATGAAGATGATTATTTATTAGTACTTAACAAGCCAACTGGTATTGCTGTACATGGAGGAAGTGGGCTTAAGTTTGGTATAATTGAGGGATTACGAGCATTACGCCCTAAGGATCAGTTTTTAGAATTAGTTCATCGTTTGGATCGAGAGACTTCTGGTGTATTATTAGTAGCTAAAAAACGCACTGCTTTGGTGTTTTTACATGAACAGTTACGTGTAAAAAATATTAAGAAAGAATATTTAGCTTTGGTACATGGAAAATGGGATGTAAATGTAAAGATAATATCTGAGCCATTGTTAAAAAAAACCATTTTATTTAATAATAAGATTGTTTATAAAAGTACAGAAAAGGAAAAATTATCTACGACCCATTTTAAAATTAAAGAACAATTTGAAAGAATAGCAACTTTGCTGGTAATTAAACCTATTACCGGACGTACACATCAAATTAGGAAACATACTAAATATTCAAATCATCCTATTGTAGGGGATAGGATATATGGTGATTACAAATCTAATATTCAATTTAAACAATTTGGATTTAATCGATTATTTTTGCATGCTTCTATGTTGTGTTTTATGCATCCAAGTACGAGAAAAAATTTCTGTATATATGCACCATTGGATCAACTATTTTATGATTGCTTATTTTTTTTGAGAAAATTAATTATGACTAATTCTAATTGTTCATTAGAAAATATTGTAAAAAATACAAATAATAATTAATAATTTTGTATTATTAATTTAATGAAATAAGTTACGTATATCATAAATTAAAATGAAAATATTGTTATTTTTGTTGTTTTATATCTTGATGTGATTGATCCTGTAATGGGAGATAATATGTGTTGTATATTATTTATTAATTAATTTTAGCATTATTTCCTTATATTATAAAAAATATAATTAATAAAAATATTGAATTAATTACATATTTTTATAAAAGGACAAATGTTATATTACTAAATAATAGGTTTTATATTAATGATGTGATCAGTTGTTTTGTGAGCTAGTATTATTTAAAGAATGTTTGGATGGTTTTGTCTTAACAATAAAAATTAACTGATTATTCGAATGGATTGTGAATAATGTATGTATTTCATGATTTTAATTATACATTACTATAAATAAAAATGTACATATATATTCAGGATATAGTCATGTAATACTGCATATAGGATGAAGTTTATCTAGACAGTTGAGTTTTATTAGATATATTATTTAATTTTGTTATTCAGGTGATGTATTAATATAGTTAACAGTGCTTAGCTTGGTATTGACGCTGCACTAAGTTATGGCTTATTTTTGTAAGAATTCTAGTAAGTTATAATATTAAGACAGAAATAATACATCATTATAATAATATAATAATAAGTTATGATTTATGTATAGCATAGTATATGTGTATGTGATAATTCTATCACTTTTATTTAATTTAAATAAAAGTGATAGAATTATTGTGATTGAATAAAAATGAATATAGATAGGTTAATATTTGTGGACTGATTAAATATCAAATAT encodes:
- the asnS gene encoding asparagine--tRNA ligase codes for the protein MNVVSVADILCGYISKNTAVTIQGWIRTRRDSKAKISFLNIYDGSCIDPLQIIACDNLYNYKNEILHLTSGCSVTIDGIVSESIGTKQHIEVIAKNIKILGWIEDPSTYPITAKNHTMKYLREVSHLRPRTNIIGAVARIRHTLSQAIHNFMHQQGFIWVPTPIITAYDTEGNGKMFCVSTSKNQKILHNSQEKTNTYDTHNFFGKEAFLTVSGQLNAEAYACALSKVYTFGPTFRAEYSNTNRHLSEFWMIEPEAAFMTLDDIIVLAESLLKNLIIILLKERSDDIKYFADKIDKNIVTRLENFTNIKFNCIEYTEAIKLLKVCNKQFNIPIHWGTDLFSEHEKYLSEEYFKSPVIVKNYPKSIKAFYMRLNDDNQTVASMDILVPGIGEIIGGSQREERLSSLDQRLQENNLTQENYWWYRDLRRYGTVPHSGFGLGFERLMIYVTGIKNIRDVIPFPRVPKNINF
- the fabA gene encoding bifunctional 3-hydroxydecanoyl-ACP dehydratase/trans-2-decenoyl-ACP isomerase gives rise to the protein MINRRESYTKEDLLASSRGELFGKNGPTLPAPNMLMMDRVIKMTKNGGNYNKGFIEAELDIQSDMWFFNCHFIKDPVMPGCLGLDAMWQLVGFYLGWLGGEGKGRALGVKEVKFTGQILPTSKKVTYLVHFRRIINRKLTMGMADGEVLCDGKIIYTATDLKVGLFKKNTIF
- the hspQ gene encoding heat shock protein HspQ produces the protein MITSKFGIGQQVRHKLLGYLGVVIDIDPEYSLEKPTLDEITKNDTLRKSPWYHVVMEDENGKPIHTYLAEVQLGYENSHIHPEQSTLDELSASIRLQLQTPRLRN
- the pgsA gene encoding CDP-diacylglycerol--glycerol-3-phosphate 3-phosphatidyltransferase: MDFINIPTYLTLFRVVVAPLFTILFYLPMSWAPMVCTVTFFVAAVTDWFDGFLARRWKQTTSFGKFLDPVADKVMIIAALILIAEHFHVWWITLPASSIIIREIIILALREWVAGIGSSNGIEVSWISKIKTCIQMLALTALLWSPYEWIVITGIIALYISVLLAFWSMCAYLYYAWHNLCSC
- the lpxL gene encoding LpxL/LpxP family Kdo(2)-lipid IV(A) lauroyl/palmitoleoyl acyltransferase, whose protein sequence is MKKLPVFNYSFLHPRFWLIWLGIGTLYILVLLPYPTIHYLGTRIGRITKYFMLNRMRIIRRNLELCFPNLPNQEQKDLFNKNCESIGMGIFETGMAWFWSEHRIKRWFKINGLKNIIQAQQKNKGILLIGMHFFTLELGARILGIINPGIGVYRPNNNPLLNWLQTKGRLRSNKMMLDRANIKGMIKALKNGEIVWYAPDHDYGYKNSVFVPLFAVSNAASTIGTYILTKIAKPAIVPFVARRLPNVIGYELLILPNKQDEIPIETNIDMIKYINKVVEQVILLAPDQYMWLHRRFKTRPPGEPSLY
- a CDS encoding TusE/DsrC/DsvC family sulfur relay protein gives rise to the protein MQSNKRYINEQGYLIRIEDWNEDIAIYLAKLEDITLNTIHWEIIYFVRKFYMEFNALPKIRILINAIALKYGKEKGNSQFLVRLFPKGSVAQKIAKISGLPKPVKCL
- a CDS encoding L,D-transpeptidase family protein, giving the protein MRDEYIKRGEILPTIFPAGPNNPMGLYALYLGKNYAIHGTNSNFGIGLRVTRGCIRLRPKDIEFLFKIVPVGTRVQFINEPIKTTVEANGLQYLEIHNPLSHNKEKNNLNTLVCTHLNKKIQSILIDDSNIDYKIVNQALKNRSGIPINITRKLIKTKNKQQS
- the rne gene encoding ribonuclease E, which encodes MKRMLINATQQEELRVALVDGQRLYDLDIETVGHEQKKANIYKGKIIRIEPSLEAVFVDYGSERHGFLPIREITREYFLSSSSSYNKFNIKEILYEGQELLVQVDKEERGNKGAALTTFISLAGSYLVLMPNSPKSGGISRRIEGNDRVELKETLSTLDLPEGMSLIIRTAGVGKSIEALEWDLTSLLQHWETIKNTAANQLAPFLIHQDSNVIVRAFRDYLRPDIGEILIDNPKILNLAKEHLISLGRSDFAKKIKSYNGDIPLFSHYQIESQIESAFQREVRLLSGGSIVIDTTEALTAIDINSSRSTKGLDIEDTAFNTNLEATDEIARQLRLRDVAGLIVIDFIDMTSIQHQREIENNLKIAVHQDRARIQIGRISKFGLLELSRQRLSTSLGESSHYICPRCSGTGNIRDNESLSLSILRLIEEEALKNNTYEVHAIVPVVIATYLLNEKRKAISDIEQRQKGVRAIIVPYEHMKTPNYEVRRIRKGEINNKPSYLLATNQNNEAIQSSGETASSIYTYNSEQLQLKTDIVPNLTSAYNNISHYTNYTLQSKSKKSISWFNNIVNYFNKITYSYINNYNNVKQKLLRTIKKYISWIYIKIIYKNKPSQNLNYNYKLNQNSYSTYINNNNNNKKNYNHNIQNKINLSNNEKIKNYLDKKNDNIISLLKFIKNTNKTKFNSDYPNQGLFINKIIKNISEQKYKKKHKQDKDIEHKNLKKINDLEPSIWLKTHQFKYPLNIITNEESAPININHYKKYNNTSHSHIFEKKTTATELNTNLIENIKTINNTIIHYPYVKHHVITRSNKIDHQEEKNNYDYPRFIRRLRRSSRHFRINLKQRLQQQRQAKNDPKKYNNVIK